ctgcacctgtcataaggaagatgaagactcaccagtgtccacagtgtccgaaggtattcacccgtcctggacatgtgaaacgtcacatgttagtgcattcaggtgataaacctcatgaatgtccagagtgtgggaagagattcagtgagcatggaaatatgaagactcacatgttagtgcattcaggtgacaaacctcatgagtgtccagagtgtgggaagagattcagtcatcttgGTTATATcaagtctcacatgttagtgcattcaggtgacaaaccacataagtgtccagagtgtggaaagggaTTCAATCgtgttggaaatatgaagactcacatgatggtgcatacggatgagagaccttttcaatgtgccgagtgtggcaaaaaatttagagaacgtggaactataataagacacatgttagtacattcaggtaaTAAACCTCatgtgtgtccagagtgtgggaagagattcagtcgtcttggttatatcaagtctcacatgttagtgcattcaggtgacaaaccacatgagtgtccaaagtgtgggaagagattcagtcagcgtggacaaatcaagtctcacatgttagtgcattcaggtgacaaaccacatgagtgtccagagtgtgggaagagattcaatcgtgttggaaatatgaagattcacatgatggtgcatacggatgagagaccttttcaatgtgctgagtgtggcaaaaaatttaaagaACGTGGAATTATAgtaaagcacatgttagtgcattcaggtgataaacctcacgagtgtccagagtgtgggaagagattcagtcagcgtggaaatatgaagactcacatgatggtgcattcaggtgacaaaccacataagtgtccagagtgtgggaagagattcaatcgtgttggaaatatgaagactcacatgatggTGGTGCATTTAGATGACAAACCTcaggagtgtccagagtgtgggaagacatTCCGTCAccgtggacatatgaagaggcacaagatgacaCATGcaaataataggctaaacactttgagtgtggaagataattaagagaatgttaaaggataatgaggcacataatggtatattaactttaatctaacagtgtgttaTCACACTGTCAGttggaccatgtcgtagctcagtcgattaaggcagcgtctgggatgattttggatgtaggttcgaatccttgtcatggcccttgtggatttgttcagttgaatgttcttcagaggtaattatattttgtttgagaaatacactaaacaatgaaaggtaaagatctaaagatattttattatattgttcttttatgaaagttagatgaccaagcaagaactagagaagctgtcactgtaggaaaactgaaaattgcttataagtatagaaaaatctctttagtttagcaaagataaagcaaagctttaaatgtttttcttcatatttatgtaaataataatgtgctttgtttttgctctctgtggaaatttatttaaaatttaatatactctgtagctaagttatggacatttttgttgtaatattatttaacaatggagttggtgaagaagacagtctgagacatacttaagatgagaccatttcaTTGGAAGGGAAATGTAtactaatcaaggaattttctcatcagattcatatgcaaactgatgtccattttttattttttgcttaggcttatttacactgagctttaaatttgctctgtacctagtgttacccaatctcctaatttttatgtagtattaaacaactttatcattgtgttcattgctgtcttcttttatgtgctagccatatgctgtattgtgactaccaatttttgtcaactaccattcaagctgtcattgcaatcaattttagctacctatgtgctttaatttactgtacctacaattttctctcatcttctttttttcattccatgtaacggttatcatttttttgtctataaattttgcaagtatttacctccttaaaattttcttagattaagtacatgcccgaaacgctgcgcgtactagtggctttacaagactgtaactaccatattatgtatcctcacattcccaatgtacattcttgtatatgcataaataaataaataaataaataaataaataaataaataaatgagttcctctcttgattataaatatttcaccaaagagtttattgaaggcagactggcatttataactgtcagtgaagtgaatatgaaatttaaatttatattactataGAAATTTATATCACTCAAAATtaaccagaaatttatattactgtaccctattttatcagttatgctgtaattgtctgggaataagactttacccgatttacctgagggccactaaccctagtggcttcaatgagaacaggaagccggtggcttgttgaAGGTCTCACCCCtatccccatttgccttgatgatctgttccaattatattttgaaattcaacacagttttggcagtttaaGGCTtcgacaggtaggcagttccatcaatcaataaccctgtgggtgaaaaagcccaaTTCGAAGTTATATATTTgcctgattggcaattatattagccttatTGGTAATTATATTGGCCTGACTGGCATAATCCTCTCTGTCAATTATATTctccaaactggcaattatattaagatgattgtgaattacataagcctgactggcaattaaattagcatgactgtcaatttaaatcaacaaaatatttatttatgttgtggtgctcgtgggttctattacatccatCAATGAAGAGTTTCaaatcaggattagcatttaggaacaaggttttgtacatgtaaatagcacaaggagACCCAGGAGTCTCCTAGGGAGACCCAGGAGTCTCCTAGGGTGACCCAGGAGTCTTCTAGGTGACCCCAAGAGTCTCCTAGGGTGGCCCAGGAGTCTTCTAGGGTGACCCAGGAGTTTTCTAGGGTGACCCAGGATTCTCCTAGGGTGTCCCAATGTCTCCTAGGGTGCCCCAGGAATCTCCTAGGGGTGACACAGGATCATTTGccatgttgacctttgcttttaattcggctgtagccgaattaaaagcaaaggtcaacaaactgatcgaaactgtgaacgccaagaaatccggactccgcctgccaaagatcattggggaatataaacccggatatgcgtatggaaatgtcaagacacacaagcctggaaacccacttcggccaatcattagccagatacccacacccacgtacagactggcgaagcgactcaacggcctgctgactccttatgttccttgcgcctttagcctgaagtctccaaaggaatttgttgacttactgcggggcacacgggccacagggataagagcctcgttggacgtagaatcgctgtttaccaacgtacctgtggacgagacaatcggaatgatagccgacagagtgtatcgtgatccagcttgtactcctcttttcagattcagattcagatgtttattcaggtaaggtatatacatacaagtgaagttacattaatggattgatatatagatagatctagtacatacaatgcctaaagccactattacgcaatgcgtttcgggcaagaaaacattaatatctagaacttaatactaattgagcataaagaataaaagatgttgagaacaaatacaaataaagataaaaaaaaaggggggaaacatgactgaacaagcagcacaaatacaataggttgacagtgttgattaaaaaaggaaaaaaaaaaaaaaaaaaaataacagacatgggttgacaatagaggagtgaggtagattacagggaatttattaggtagtgtttagtttttatcttaaactggttgagagaggtacagtctttaacatggttgggaaggtcattccacattctgggccccttgatttgcagagcatttctagtttgattaagacgtactctaggaatatcaaaactgtatttatttctggtgtggtgctcatgggttctgttacaacctactatgaagcttttaagatcaggattggcattatagtttagcgttttatatatgtataatacacatgagagaatgtgcagagacttaatatctaacatattaagagatttgagtaggggtaccgagtgatgtctggggccagagttggatattgttctaatagcggctttgtgttgggtaattagaggacgtaagtgattttgggtagtagaaccccaagcacaaataccatagttgagataaggatagataagggagtaatagagagtcaccagggcagggcgtggtacataatatctgatcttagaaagaatgcccacagtttttgaaacttttttagatatatttagaatgtgtccctggaaattcagcttgtggtcaatgagaatgccaaggaatttgccatctaatttgttacaaatttgggtattgtttattttgagatttataagactagaggatttattgccaaacagaatatagaaggttttgtcaatgttaagggtgagtttgttggcagttagccaaagatggactttatttagctcagtatttactgtggcatttagagcaagagggtcaggactggagtaaatgaaggttgtgtcgtcagcaaatagaattggtttgaggtgttgggaggcatttggaaggtcattaatgtagatgagaaagaggagagggccaagtatgctgccctgaggaacaccaatgttgatgggtagggtgggagaaattgtattattcacagaaacatattggagcctgtcagtaaggtaggactcgaggtattgtagggagtgtcctctgactccataatgatgtaatttaagaagaaggttatggtggttgacagtatcaaaagctttacgcaggtccacaaataacccaacagggaactcctttttatcaagagctgtatgaatcgagttaagcatactaataagtgcatcgttagtgctttttttgggtctgaagccatattggcaagggctaagtatattgagtttggctagatatgagtaaagctgcttgtatataagtttttcaaaaatttttgacaagtttggcaggattgatataggtctgtagttgttaacatctgtggggtcaccacatttgtggacaggcgttactctcgctttttttagaatatctggaaaggtttggagttcaagtgacttattgaagagcaaagcaatagcaggggctaaagatctggaggcttttttgtaaattaaagttggtatctcctcaagggcaccagacttggttttaagggaaaggattatctcattgacgtcagcggagttaataggctttaggtacagagactgtggatagttacctgtaagatagtccttaatgtcagtactggaagatggaatatcatttgcaagggatgaaccaatggaagagaagaacctattaaactcaatagcagaatcagaggctgaaagctgaccatcgttattagacaggagagtcggtttgttatttaaagatttctttgatcccaatatttgtgaaattgtgctccaagtttgtttaatgttgctctttatttgagtaaatttaacttcgtagtaattagttttggctcgtctaattatcttagatagcaataatgagtaattctttgagaattctttggagacaattcctaacctatacttcttctcaaggtcgtgttttttgttaatggatttcagtattccctttgtaagccaaggattgttaagccttttgcttgtgacttgttttgtaagcctaggacagtgggtgttataaaggctaagagttgtttgtagaaaagattgcactgctaggttgatgtcccctatgttacctaactcggactcccagttgacattatcagcagcagttataaaattgtttatagcagtttcattgtgcagcctaaagcttaactcccttgtttctagaggtg
The sequence above is a segment of the Procambarus clarkii isolate CNS0578487 chromosome 35, FALCON_Pclarkii_2.0, whole genome shotgun sequence genome. Coding sequences within it:
- the LOC138371196 gene encoding zinc finger protein 85-like — its product is MLVHSGDKPHECPECGKRFSHLGYIKSHMLVHSGDKPHKCPECGKGFNRVGNMKTHMMVHTDERPFQCAECGKKFRERGTIIRHMLVHSGNKPHVCPECGKRFSRLGYIKSHMLVHSGDKPHKCPECGKRFNRVGNMKTHMMVVHLDDKPQECPECGKTFRHRGHMKRHKMTHANNRLNTLSVEDN